A DNA window from Salvelinus namaycush isolate Seneca chromosome 30, SaNama_1.0, whole genome shotgun sequence contains the following coding sequences:
- the LOC120025174 gene encoding tyrosine-protein kinase CSK yields the protein MSGIQVPWLPGTECVAKYNFQSTNEQDLPFCKGDVLTIIGVTRDPNWYKAKNTVGREGTIPANYVQKREGVKSGGKLSLMPWFHGKITREQAERLLYPPETGLFLARESTNYPGDYTLCVSCDGKVEHYRIIYHNGKLSIDEEEFFQNLMQLVEHYTKDADGLCTRLIKPKLMEGTVAAQDEFSRSGWALNRKELKLIQTIGKGEFGDVMVGDYRGTKVAVKCIKHDATAQAFIAEASVMTQLRHNNLVQLLGVIVEERGSLYIVTEYMAKGSLVDYLRSRGRTVLGGDCLLKFSLDVCEAMEYLEANNFVHRDLAARNVLVSDDNIAKVSDFGLTKEASSTQDTAKLPVKWTSPEALREKRFSTKSDVWSYGILLWEIYSFGRVPYPRIPLKEVVPRVEKGYKMDAPDGCPVVVYDVMKQCWTLDVGLRPSFRMLRDKLSHIRAKELYL from the exons ATGTCTGGGATCCAG GTGCCATGGTTGCCTGGCACAGAGTGTGTAGCCAAGTACAACTTCCAGTCGACGAATGAACAGGACCTGCCTTTCTGTAAAGGAGATGTGTTGACCATAATCGGAGTCACCAGG GATCCCAACTGGTACAAAGCGAAGAACACAGTGGGCAGAGAGGGAACCATCCCAGCTAACTACGTCCAGAAAAGGGAAGGGGTCAAGTCAGGGGGAAAACTCAGTCTTATGCC ATGGTTCCATGGTAAGATAACGCGGGAGCAGGCAGAGCGCCTCCTCTATCCCCCAGAGACTGGTCTGTTCCTGGCGAGGGAGAGCACCAACTACCCCGGGGACTACACCCTGTGTGTCAGCTGTGACGGCAAGGTGGAGCACTACCGCATCATCTACCACAACGGCAAGCTCAGCATCGACGAGGAGGAGTTCTTCCAGAACCTCATGCAGCTGGTGGAG CACTACACTAAAGACGCCGACGGCCTCTGTACCAGACTCATCAAGCCAAAGCTAATGGAGGGAACGGTGGCCGCCCAGGATGAATTCTCCAGGA GCGGCTGGGCCTTGAACAGAAAGGAACTCAAGCTCATCCAGACCATTGGCAAAGGGGAGTTTGGAG ATGTGATGGTGGGGGACTACAGAGGGACCAAGGTGGCAGTGAAGTGCATCAAACACGACGCCACGGCCCAGGCGTTCATCGCTGAGGCCTCCGTCATGAC GCAACTGAGGCACAACAACCTGGTTCAGCTGCTGGGGGTGATCGTAGAGGAGAGGGGCAGTCTCTACATCGTCACAGAGTACATGGCCAAG GGCAGTCTAGTGGACTACCTCCGTTCTCGAGGACGGACCGTGCTGGGAGGAGACTGTTTGCTCAAATTCTCACT TGACGTATGTGAAGCCATGGAATACCTGGAGGCCAATAACTTTGTGCACAGAGACCTGGCGGCCCGGAACGTGCTGGTGTCTGACGACAACATCGCCAAGGTCAGCGACTTTGGTCTGACCAAGGAGGCCTCGTCCACACAGGACACTGCCAAACTGCCCGTCAAATGGACCTCCCCCGAAGCCCTGCGAGAGAAG AGGTTCTCCACTAAGTCAGACGTGTGGAGTTATGGTATCCTGCTATGGGAGATCTACTCCTTTGGGCGTGTGCCTTACCCCAGAATT CCCCTGAAGGAGGTGGTGCCGCGGGTGGAGAAGGGTTACAAGATGGACGCCCCCGACGGCTGCCCGGTGGTGGTTTACGACGTCATGAAGCAGTGCTGGACCCTGGACGTGGGGCTGCGGCCCTCCTTCCGCATGCTGAGAGACAAGCTGTCGCATATCAGAGCCAAGGAGCTCTACCTGTGA